From Elusimicrobiota bacterium, a single genomic window includes:
- a CDS encoding LiaF-related protein yields MKMNFLFSSIFWGSVLIILGLSFIIRIPVFRILFAMILIYIGVKVLIGKPLCKIEKNTAVFSESKFCASSSPNGHNIIFGNGTIDLSNIDIKDNSVTAKVNVVFGAGTIKLNPKIPTEISVNSAFARSKMLDGNIIPFGEYNYKSENFKDNENHLNLQVNVVFGNMELVKN; encoded by the coding sequence ATGAAGATGAATTTTCTGTTTAGTAGTATTTTTTGGGGTAGTGTACTGATAATTCTCGGGCTTTCGTTTATTATCAGAATTCCGGTGTTCCGTATATTGTTTGCTATGATACTCATTTATATCGGAGTCAAGGTTCTTATCGGTAAACCTCTTTGCAAGATAGAGAAAAACACTGCTGTGTTCAGCGAATCAAAATTTTGTGCTTCAAGTTCTCCTAACGGGCATAATATCATTTTTGGCAACGGGACAATTGATTTATCAAATATAGATATTAAGGATAATTCTGTAACAGCAAAGGTCAATGTGGTTTTCGGGGCAGGAACGATAAAATTAAATCCTAAAATACCTACTGAAATTAGTGTTAATTCTGCTTTTGCGCGCTCTAAAATGTTAGATGGGAATATTATTCCGTTTGGAGAATATAATTACAAGTCGGAAAATTTTAAGGATAATGAAAATCATCTCAATTTACAGGTAAATGTGGTATTTGGTAATATGGAATTGGTTAAGAATTGA